DNA sequence from the Candidatus Tectomicrobia bacterium genome:
GAGGAGGCCCCCGGCCTGGACGGATTCTTCGCCATGCGGTGGCGGCGCAGGGGATAGCGGATGCGCGGGGTGCTGAGGGGGCTGTTCGCGGCGGTGCTCCTGTTCCTCGCCGGGGCGGGGGGCGGGATCGCGGGCCTCTACCTGTTCCAGGAGGGGGAGAGCGTCTTCCTGCCGAACGTCGCGGGGATGGACGTGGTGCGGGCCCTGGAAATCCTGGGCGAGCGGGGCATCCCTCTTCAGGTGGCGGAGCGGGTGTTCAGCGACGCGGTGCCGCAGAACCATGTCGTCGGCACGAACCCTTCGGGCGGCAGGCGCATCCGGAAGGGGCGCACCGTGTCGCTCGTCATCAGCCAGGGCTCTAGGGAGGTGGCGGTCCCCGCCGTGAAGGGGGAGAACATGGCCCGGGCGGAAACCCTCGTCCTCCAGCAAGGGCTCCGGGTGGGCTGGGTGGAGCGGCTGTTCGATCCCAAGCGGCCGGTCGATGAAGTGATCGGGATCTGGCCAGGCGAGGGCAAGGCCGTTTCGCGCGGGGAGGCGGTGGTCCTTCTGGTGAGCCAGGGCCCGCGCGAGCGCGCCTACGTCATGCCCTCCCTCGTGGGCGAGCCGGTGAACGCGGCGCTCGACCGGGTGCGCGAGGTGGGGCTGAACGTGGGGCGGGTTCGGTACGTGGACCGGCAGGGGGCCCTGCGCGGGACGATCGTGGCGCA
Encoded proteins:
- a CDS encoding PASTA domain-containing protein, which gives rise to MRGVLRGLFAAVLLFLAGAGGGIAGLYLFQEGESVFLPNVAGMDVVRALEILGERGIPLQVAERVFSDAVPQNHVVGTNPSGGRRIRKGRTVSLVISQGSREVAVPAVKGENMARAETLVLQQGLRVGWVERLFDPKRPVDEVIGIWPGEGKAVSRGEAVVLLVSQGPRERAYVMPSLVGEPVNAALDRVREVGLNVGRVRYVDRQGALRGTIVAQIPPAGQRVLAGHRVHVDVARGGDQITGNFSVLRYRVPSGRPAQKLRIELETGGEKREVLSREVNAGEEIQIMIPSTGRTWARIYLDGQLMEEQAH